A single window of Providencia alcalifaciens DNA harbors:
- a CDS encoding PadR family transcriptional regulator: MFNPKQLRIYILHLLVDGANYGYELIKKISEKTAGFYCPSPGVIYPTLTLLEELGFISTSKETGKGRKCFTITPEGRCFLLLKADILAEVKMKLNYAQELKAGNQFANEIELAVDKFKSLLRHKIVLQQLSKQESAQVVDIINQAVKRIEQVNEALLVSENNVVSENNAVLEKNAVEGK; encoded by the coding sequence ATGTTTAATCCAAAACAACTGCGTATTTATATTTTGCATTTACTCGTAGATGGCGCGAATTATGGTTATGAACTGATAAAAAAAATCAGTGAGAAGACAGCAGGATTTTATTGTCCGAGCCCTGGCGTGATTTATCCAACACTGACATTGTTGGAAGAGCTGGGTTTTATTTCAACCAGCAAAGAAACGGGCAAGGGACGAAAATGTTTTACAATCACGCCGGAAGGTCGCTGCTTTTTACTTTTAAAAGCTGACATTCTGGCTGAAGTTAAAATGAAGCTAAATTATGCACAAGAGCTGAAAGCAGGTAACCAATTTGCTAATGAAATTGAGTTAGCGGTAGATAAATTTAAATCATTACTCCGGCATAAAATTGTATTACAGCAACTATCAAAGCAAGAATCGGCTCAAGTGGTGGATATCATCAACCAAGCCGTAAAACGAATTGAGCAAGTGAATGAGGCACTATTAGTTTCTGAAAATAACGTAGTCTCGGAAAATAATGCCGTTTTAGAAAAGAATGCAGTAGAAGGAAAATAA
- a CDS encoding DEAD/DEAH box helicase, producing MAKTRHIIQVKEQIHMKETMQPEQVMQPEENKQIEPKDESADSVPKSKVKFKEVVCPSVPMSYFKRAKKQKY from the coding sequence ATGGCAAAAACCCGTCATATTATCCAAGTTAAAGAGCAAATTCATATGAAAGAGACCATGCAGCCAGAACAAGTGATGCAGCCGGAAGAAAATAAGCAAATCGAGCCAAAAGATGAATCGGCAGATTCTGTGCCAAAGAGTAAGGTAAAATTTAAAGAGGTAGTTTGCCCTAGTGTGCCAATGTCATACTTTAAGCGAGCAAAAAAACAGAAATATTAA